The sequence TAAATTCCTTCTCCAATTCCTCTTGTGCGGGTTTTACATACATGTCTCTCAATTTTGGTTTTTCGATCTTTCCCGCCGGGTTGCGCGGTATGGTCGTATAGATCATCTTCTCCGGCCACTTGTATTTGGCCATATCCGTTTCCTTGACAAAATTGACAACTTCTTCATCGGTAACGGCCTGGCCTTCCCTTAGCTGAATAATGGCCATGACGATCTCTCCCAATCTGGCATGCGGATAACCAAGCACTGCCACATCCTGGATCTTGGGATGTTTGCGCAACGCATCTTCTATCTCGGCGGGGAAGATATTTTCGCCGCCCCTGATGATGAGGTCTTTTGCCCTGTCCGCGAAGAAGAAGTAACCTTCTTCATCCTTGTAAGCCAGGTCGCCGGTATGCAGCCAGCCGTCGGTTATCGTTTTGGCGGTCAATTCCGGATTAAAGGCATATTCCTTCATCAGACGCGCCCCCTTCAGGAGAAACTCGCCAACATCTCCCGGAGGCAACTCTTCCCCTTTATCATTCACGACCTTGGCCTCCATCATCACGGTAGCTTTGCCGATGGAACCGGGCTTTCTCAGGATGTCTTCGTCATAACAATTCATGGTGCCGCCGCCGCCGCCTTCAGTAATGCCATAGATGTTGCTGATGCGCAGATTCGGGAAGATCTTCTTCGAATCCGCAAGGATGATGTAAGGAACAGGCTGGGCGCCGATTTCTATGTGCTGCAGAGCGGAAAGATCATAGTTTTTCAAATCCACCTGACCTGACTTTATGGCATTAAGAACGTCCGACCACGTCGGGACCGTATTCCAGCCGCCGGTGCATTTTTCATCCGCCATGGTCCTCAGATAGAATTCTGGTTTTAGTTCCATAGCCATGAGTATCTTGCCGGCGGCTATGTAACTGGGAAATGACAGAAAGAGGGAACCACTGTGATAAAACGGATGCGGCGCGAGATAGACGCTATTGTAACCCTCATTATAGGTGAGGGCATTCCCGATGCCGATGTTGAGCAATGTCTTGTGGGCGTGGCAAACAGGTTTTGGCGCCCCGGTAGTGCCGGAGGTAAACATGAGCTCCGCCATATCGTCATCGGCCGTTTCCACACAGATTTCCTGCGGGTTGCCCGTTTCCACAATCTCCTGATACGACTTCATACCGGCCGGTACATTATCGCCGAGGCAGATATAATGCTTGCAATAATCCATTTCTTTCATAATAGGCTGCACTTTTGGTACAAAACCCTCGCCAAGGATCAGAACCTTGCATTTTGAGACATCCGCGGCATATTTGATATCGCCGCTGGCAAAGCGGAAGTTAAGCGGCGTTACCGCCGCGCCTGTTTTTAAAATCGCCATGAAGCTGGGATGCCACTCCATGCAATTCATCATGAGATGGACAACGATGTCTCCCTTCTTCACGCCGCATTCCTTTATCAAATAATTTGCCAGTTTATTTGCCTGATCATTATACTG is a genomic window of Deltaproteobacteria bacterium containing:
- a CDS encoding class I adenylate-forming enzyme family protein gives rise to the protein MNFAMFSGLNASKYPKREFIIESYPSKGLRRSLTWEQYNDQANKLANYLIKECGVKKGDIVVHLMMNCMEWHPSFMAILKTGAAVTPLNFRFASGDIKYAADVSKCKVLILGEGFVPKVQPIMKEMDYCKHYICLGDNVPAGMKSYQEIVETGNPQEICVETADDDMAELMFTSGTTGAPKPVCHAHKTLLNIGIGNALTYNEGYNSVYLAPHPFYHSGSLFLSFPSYIAAGKILMAMELKPEFYLRTMADEKCTGGWNTVPTWSDVLNAIKSGQVDLKNYDLSALQHIEIGAQPVPYIILADSKKIFPNLRISNIYGITEGGGGGTMNCYDEDILRKPGSIGKATVMMEAKVVNDKGEELPPGDVGEFLLKGARLMKEYAFNPELTAKTITDGWLHTGDLAYKDEEGYFFFADRAKDLIIRGGENIFPAEIEDALRKHPKIQDVAVLGYPHARLGEIVMAIIQLREGQAVTDEEVVNFVKETDMAKYKWPEKMIYTTIPRNPAGKIEKPKLRDMYVKPAQEELEKEFKKKGG